One Acipenser ruthenus unplaced genomic scaffold, fAciRut3.2 maternal haplotype, whole genome shotgun sequence genomic window, TGCCTTGCCATGGTCcctctgcactctcctctcctctcctctccccctctctatctcctctcctctcctatcccctctctatctcctctcctctcctctctcaccgggTCTCTGTCGATAGCGTCCTGCAGCACTCTGCGTGCCTTGCCATGGTCcctctgcactctcctctcctctcctctccccctctctatctcctctcctctcctatcccctctctatctcctctcctctcctctctcaccgggTCTCTGTCGATAGCGTCCTGCAGCACTCTGCGTGCCTTGCCATGGTCcctctgcactctcctctcctctcctctccccctctctatctcctctcctctcctatcccctctctatctcctctcctctcctctctcaccgggTCTCTGTCGATAGCGTCCTGCAGCACTCTGCGTGCCTTGCCATGGTCcctctgcactctcctctcctctcctctccccctctctatctcctctcctctcctatcccctctctatctcctctcctctcctctctcaccgggTCTCTGTCGATAGCGTCCTGCAGCACTCTGCGTGCCTTGCCATGGTCcctctgcactctcctctcctctcctctccccctctctatctcctctcctctcctatcccctctctatctcctctcctctcctctctcaccgggTCTCTGTCGATAGCGTCCTGCAGCACTCTGCGTGCCTTGCCATGGTCCCTCTGCACTCTCAGGAGCTGCCTGGCCAGCTTGATAGAGTAGAACGAGCGGATGGGCGTGGCCTGGCTCTGGAGCACCGCCTCCCGGAGCAGAGACTCCGCCCCCTCCAGGTTCCCAGCCCGCCTCTCCAGGCTGGCCCTGCGCAGCCTAACCATGGCCAGGCCGGGCACCGATTGGTCGAGGGCCTCCAGCACGCGCCGCGCCTCCTCcaggttgcctagcaacgcagGGAGAGGGGTAGGGGCACAGGGAAAGGGAGCGGGGAGGGtggaaacaaacagtaaataaaatatcaaacgccAAACAGATCTCCAGTGAGTTATCTTGGTTTGATCTATCCTGTCTTACATCTGCATCTATGGCAGCGcatctagaactgaagagcacctTCAGATGTGAAACGAATTCGTTTATTTAAACCAGGATAAAAGCTATTGAGATATACATCTGAATTTCAATACAACACAGacaaatgaattattattattattattattattatttatttcttagcagatgcccttatccagggcgacttacaattgttacaagacaccacattattttacatacaattacccatttatacagttgggtttttactggagcaatctaggtaaagtaccttgctcaagggtacagcagtgtcccccacctgggattgaacccttgaccctccggtcaagagtccagagccctaaccactactccacactgctgcccatatgaaataaatacatttcagttgGATGAACTGGGGTAGGGGGGCAGATCAGAGCTGGgaacgagactcccgctgcacagcagtgtgatccagtcctggtttcactgggagtttaataatcagacacacctgaacttgttagctagacacactgggggctgatcaagctggtagcagtgaaacctggactggatcacactgctgtgcgataggagtctgattcccagccctgtggaTGTTGGGGGGAGTGACCCTATCTTGTGGCTCTTCGATGTGGGTTCTGGGGTGCAGGGGGTTCCCTACCTTGCTGCTCCTCGAACGCGGCCCACAGCAGGTGCATGCTGGGTTTCCTGGGCAGGTGAATCTCACAGGCTCTCTTGAAGACGCTGCGTGCTCCGTCCACACTGCGCTGAGCCTGGAACTTGGCGTACTGGAACAGAGGGACAGGGGGACATGTACTCAGGGAacaggggacaggcagagacacagggacacacacactgagaacacAAGGACGGTGAGCAACACACTCATGAGAACacgggacagacacacacacaggggacagggacacacacacacagagagacgcagaggacagacagagacacaggcattggaggcacagacacacagggggacagagagagagagggcgctCACCTTGCTCCAGAACTCCTCGTACAGAGCACAGGCCACGAGGCAGCGCTCGAACAGCAGCCCCGCCCTCCCACCAGACCCCGCCCCCGACTCCGCCTCTGACTCCGCCCCCGACTCCGCCTCCATCTCGAAGTCCAGGTAGCTGTGCCAGTTGCGCAGCTGGGCTCGGTCCAGCGGCTTCACGTGGAAGTAGGGGCGCTTGATCTGGGGGTGAAGAAAGGGTCAAAGTTAAGAAACGTCTCCGGAATTAATAAATCATCGGGTTTGTgacgatcgctgcttttcttaaagactCTGCGGAGAACAGAGACCCACACAAAcccgagcagctgtttctgaattcactctgaacgggGAATCAGCCCCCCCCCGATCCACACCAGCGCCCCCCCTCCTCGCCCTGATTTCTGCAGAGGGCTCGGTCTGGGAGACTCAAATAACCGTTTGCTGCTAGCTGAGCCCCGGGCCTTGCACCTGCATCACGATTattgattgattattgattgattattgattgATTATTGGATCACTCACGGCCTCTTCGAAACTCCATCGCTTGCTGACTTCCACCTCGTTGCTTTCGTAGACTTCCTGTCGCCTAGCAACCAGCAGCTCCCGAATCTTCTGCTCGTGTTCGTCCTGGGAGGGGGCGTGGCCAAGGGGACAGAGAGAGGCGGGGTTAGAACAGAGCTAAAGCGCTTCCACAGTAAATATACGAGACTGGCTCGCTTGGACCCCCCTGGGGCGCTCACCGTCTCCTGATCCCCCGCGGTCAGTCCCGGCGGCCCCTCCTCCCCTGGCGGCCCCTCCGCGCTCCCCCCGTCGGGGTCAGGGGTCACGGCCGCGCACCCCTGCATGACCTCCGACCTCAGCTCCAGGAACTCCGCCGCGGAGAGGATCTCACGAGGGGTGTGGCTAGAGACGAGCTCCTTAaacctggagagaggagagagaggtgagagagagagggggggacggagagagggagggagaggagagagagagggggagagagagggcgggagagagagggagagagagggcgGGAGAGAGAGGGCAGGAGAGAGAGggcaggagagagagggagaggggggagggagggagagggggggagagagggagaggggaagggagggagagcagggaaagagagagagagggttagggtgtgtgtgtgtgtctccgtgtgtgtgtgtgtgtgtgtgtgtgttagggtcagggtgtgtgtgtgtgtgtgtgtgtgtgtgtgtgtgtgtgtgtgtgttagggtcagggtgtgtgtgtgtgtgtgtgtgtgtgtgtgtgtgtgtgtgtgtgttagggttagggtgtgtgtgtgttagggttagggtgtgtgtgtgttagggttagggtgtgtgtgtgtgtgtctccgtgtggGTGTGGTTCTCACCGGTGGAAGTGCTGGTTATAAAGCTGAGTCGGGACGCTCAGCACTCTATCGTAGACGGCGATGGCGGCCCGCGGGTCTCCTTGGTCCCTCTCCCAGTCCGCGTACATCTCCCACAGCCGGTCCGATCGGAAATCCCATCCGGCCGCGGCCACGGCCGAGCGGAACGCCGCGCGGATCCGAGGAGCGGACTGAGGCAGGTTCATGTTGAGCGTCTCTTGCAGGAAACTCAGGTAGTGAATCCAGAGATCCAGACTGAGAGGGAAGAGCTGCAGCCCTCGaagacacacctgaaacacaggagctcacagcatagtaaccagcatagcaaccagcatctccacacctgaaacacatGAGCTCACAGCATAGTaaccagcatagcaaccagcatctccacacctgaaacacatgagctcacagcatagcaaccagcatagcaaccagcatctccacacctgaaacacaggagctcacagcatagcaaccagcatagcaaccagcatctccacacctgaaacacatGAGCTCACAGCATAGTaaccagcatagcaaccagcatctccacacctgaaacacaggagctcacagcatagtaaccagcatagcaaccagcatctccacacctgaaacacatgagctcacagcatagcaaccagcatagcaaccagcatctccacacctgaaacacaggagctcacagcatagcaaccagcatagcaaccagcatctccacacctgaaacacatGAGCTCACAGCATAGTaaccagcatagcaaccagcatctccacacctgaaacacatgagctcacagcatagcaaccagcatagcaaccagcatctccacacctgaaacacatgagctcacagcatagcaaccagcatagcaaccagcatctccacacctgaaacacatgagctcacagcatagcaaccagcatctccacacctgaaacacatgagctcacagcatagcaaccagcatagcaaccagcatctccacacctgaaacacaggagctcacagcatagcaaccagcatagcaaccagcatctccacacctgaaacacatGAGCTCACAGCATAGTaaccagcatagcaaccagcatctccacacctgaaacacaggagctcacagcatagcaaccagcatagcaaccagcatctccacacctgaaacacaggagctcacagcatagcaaccagcatagcaaccagcatctccacacctgaaacacatgagctcacagcatagcaaccagcatagcaaccagcatctccACACAATATagcaatctcacacacacacacacaccccctcacctcctctgcCTTGTTGATGAACCCTGACCTCCTCTCCATGTCCACCCATTTCTTCCAGTATCCGTAGCAGTACGGGTAGCGGGA contains:
- the LOC117398610 gene encoding pre-mRNA-processing factor 39 translates to MAAEYSEPDLNGAAEGIVSEPGIEQDEPSGDDVTGSAEEGPAPAEGSGDNGSAATATGSEGGGLYPAGLEDYGEEEEEEEEDQGYPLEFEKFWKLTQENPVDFSAWTSLLQYIEQEGHMSAARKAFDSFLSRYPYCYGYWKKWVDMERRSGFINKAEEVCLRGLQLFPLSLDLWIHYLSFLQETLNMNLPQSAPRIRAAFRSAVAAAGWDFRSDRLWEMYADWERDQGDPRAAIAVYDRVLSVPTQLYNQHFHRFKELVSSHTPREILSAAEFLELRSEVMQGCAAVTPDPDGGSAEGPPGEEGPPGLTAGDQETDEHEQKIRELLVARRQEVYESNEVEVSKRWSFEEAIKRPYFHVKPLDRAQLRNWHSYLDFEMEAESGAESEAESGAGSGGRAGLLFERCLVACALYEEFWSKYAKFQAQRSVDGARSVFKRACEIHLPRKPSMHLLWAAFEEQQGNLEEARRVLEALDQSVPGLAMVRLRRASLERRAGNLEGAESLLREAVLQSQATPIRSFYSIKLARQLLRVQRDHGKARRVLQDAIDRDPTDSKLHLALLELELSAGEPGQSEGPVLQCLSHALSCSLPPQTRLLLSRRRLEFQEDFGSSVQSLLTAYDEHQNLLNETASLKRRLENGDCEEEEEDDEGEEPAEKKVKSENSPVATPPDHTPVAMPTPPAPLMGGDFNNGQAAYNYGAWYQQQYGGYGYQSPWNYNQYYPPS